In Choloepus didactylus isolate mChoDid1 chromosome 18, mChoDid1.pri, whole genome shotgun sequence, a single genomic region encodes these proteins:
- the SPAG7 gene encoding sperm-associated antigen 7, producing the protein MADLLGSILSSMEKPPSLGDQETRRKAREQAARLKKLQEQEKQKKVEFRKRMEKEVSDFIQDSGQIKKKFQPMSKIERSILHDVVEVAGLTSFSFGEDDECRYVMIFKKEFAPSDEELESYRRGEEWDPQKAEEKRKLKELAQRQEEAAAQLGPAVVSPASDYKDKYSHLIGKGAAKDAAHMLQANKTYGCVPVANKRDTRSIEEAMNEIRAKKRLRQSGEELPPTS; encoded by the exons ATGGCGGACCTACTGGGCTCTATCCTGAGCTCCATGGAGAAGCCGCCCAGCCTCGGTGACCAGGAGACTCGGCGCAAGGCCCGAG AGCAGGCTGCCCGCCTGAAGAAACTCCAGgagcaagagaaacaaaagaaggtGGAGTTTCGTAAAAGG ATGGAGAAAGAGGTGTCAGATTTCATCCAAGACAGTGGGCAGATCAAGAAAAAGTTTCAGCCGATGAGCAAGATAGAGAGGAGCATACT ACACGATGTGGTGGAAGTGGCTGGCCTGACATCTTTCTCCTTTGGGGAAGATGACGAGTGTCGCTATGTCATGATCTTCAAAAAG GAATTTGCACCCTCGGATGAAGAGCTGGAGTCCTACCGTCGTGGAGAGGAGTGGGACCCCCAGAAGGCTGAGGAAAAACGGAAGCTAAAG GAGCTGGCCCAGCGGCAGGAGGAGGCAGCGGCCCAGCTGGGCCCCGCGGTGGTGAGCCCCGCCAGTGACTACAAGGACAAGTACAGCCACCTCATCGGCAAGGGGGCAGCCAAGGACGCGGCCCACATGCTACAGGCCAACAAGACCTACGGCTGTG TGCCCGTGGCCAACAAGAGGGACACACGCTCCATTGAAGAGGCCATGAACGAGATCCGGGCCAAGAAGCGTCTGCGGCAGAGCGGGGAAGAGCTGCCGCCCACCTCCTAG